The genomic interval GGGACACGGTGCTGCGGAACCTGACCTTCCGGCACGCCGCCCACCACGTGGGTGGGGCGCCCGACGGCTCGCGCGACCGGGCGGTGGAGCTCGGCGGCCGCAATCTGGTGGTCGAGAACTGCCGCTTCGAGGAGAACGCGGCCTTCGGGCTCGCGCTCGGCCGGGCGGTGGCCGACACCACGATCCGCGGGAGCGCCTTCAACGCCAACGGCTGGAAGGGGCTCGGCGGCGGCTTCCTGCCCGAGAACGTGCTCTTCGACGGCAACGAGAGCTCGTCGAACAACTGGCGTGGGCACATGGGCGGCGAGCACAGCTGGGACGCCGCGGCCGTCAAGGTCTTCGGCGTGAACTCCGCCCGGGGCATCGCGATCCGGGGGCACCGCAGCTTCGCGAATCTCACGCACGGGTTCTGGCTGGACCAGTCCTTCGTGCCCTACGCGCCGGTGGAGATCTCCGACGGCCGCTTCGTGGACAACCGCTTCGGGGCGGAGCTGTACCTGGAGAAGCTGACCGGCCCGGTCGAGATCGAGCGGAACCTCGTGGACAATGCCAGCGGGCTCTACGGCGTCAACGGCACCTCGTGGAACCTGCACTTCCGCGGCAACGTGCTGGCGGCGAGCGGCGACCGGACGGTGTTCTTCCTGCACCGGCGCGGCAACGAGAGCGACTACGCCAACGCCTCCCGCGACTGGATCGTGGCGGACAACCGCATCGAGGCGGCGACGCCGGACGCGTCGGTCTACCTGCAGGGCAGCACGCCCGGCCAGTACGCCGAGTTCGTGGCGACCTACCGGGGCAGCGGCAACCTCTACGTGCGGCCCGGGGGCAGCCGGCCCTTCGTCGGGACGGACGGCCGGCCGATCGACCTCCACGGCTGGCGGGCGCTGACCGGGCAGGAGGAGGGCTCCGCCGCGGTCGCGCCCGGCGAGGGCCCGGCCGCCCGGATCGAACTCTCCGCGGAGGACCGGCGGCGGCTCGCGGCCGCCAACGCCCGCACCGACCGCTTCCTCGCGATCGCGGCCGCGGTGGAGGCGTCGAGCGGCCCGCCCTTCGAGCGGATCACGCGAGCGGTCGGCAACAACGTCCAGCCGGTGAGCCTCGCCGGGCGGGCGAACCGGGCGCTGCTCGGCGGGGACGCCTGGATCGGCGGCGGCATGCAGCTCAACCAGCTCGGCGGCGGCCGGAGCGTGTTCGCGGGCGTGCCGTTCGACGTCGCCGACCCGGCGGGCGGAGCGGAGGTGGCGATCGCGCTGCGCAGCGAGAAGCTGCCGGGGGTCGCTCGCGCGGTGGAGGTGCCGATCGGCGGCCGCGTCGAGGCCGTCTACGTGCTGCATGGGGCCGGCTGGGTGGACGACGATCCGGCGCCCGTGGGCGCGTACGAGCTGATCTACGACGACGTCGACGAGGACGCGGCGGGCCTGGTGATCGGCTCGGGCGGTCCGGGCGGCCCGGCGGCGAACACGGAGCCGCTGGTGGGCGACTGGTACGGAAGCTTCCAACCCTTCGACGGGCGGAAGGTGCGGCACGCGCGCCTGCCGGCCAACGAGGCGGGCGTGGCGGCGAACCTCTACATCGTCGAGATCGTGAACCCGCGGCCGGACCGCGCGGTGCGCAGCCTCCGGCTGCGGAGCTTCGAGGGGCGGGACCCGACGCTGGTCGTGCTGGGCGTCACGGCGCTGCGCCGGTGATCGATCCGCGGACCGCCGGCGATTCGGCCCCCGAGCGGCCGCGGTCCGCGGATCACCCGCCGGCGGCGCCGATCGACGTGGCCGGGGGTCGCGGGCGGCCACGGGGCGGGCGTCGCACCCGCAGCGTGATCCGCTCGCACGCCCGGTCCCCCGAGGGCCCGTGTCAGACCGCTCGCGGGTGGGCCTGGGCGTAGGCGGTCCGCATCCGCATGGTGGACAGGTGCGTGTAGACCTGGGTCGTCGACAGGGACTGGTGCCCGAGCAGCTCCTGCACGCTTCGGAGGTCGGCCCCGTTGTCGAGGAGGTGGGTGGCGAAGCTGTGCCGCAGGGTGTGCGGCGAGATGCCCGGGTCCATGCCGGCGCCGACGAGGTACTTGTCGAGCTTGCGGCGGACGCTGCGGCTGGACAGCCGGCCGCCGTTCTTGTTGATGAAGACCGGCACCGCGGCGGTGCGGTCGCTCTCCCGGCGGAGCTTGGCGAAGCGGGGGTCGGGCTCGAGCAGCGTCATGTAGTGGCGGATCGCGGCGAGGGCGTGGCTGCCCAGCGGCACGATCCGCTCCTTCTTGCCCTTGCCGCGGATGTGCATCGTCTGCTCCGCCATCGAGACGTCGCCGCGGTCCAGCTGCACGAGCTCGCTCACGCGGACGCCGGTGGAGTAAAGCGTCTCGAGGATCGCCCGGTCGCGGGCGCCCAGCGTCTCGCGGTTGTCGGGAGCCGCCAGCAGCGCCTCCACCTGCTCGACGTTGATGGCCTTGGGCAGCCGCTTCGCCTGCTTGGGGCTGCGGATGAGCAGCATCGGGTTGACCTGGTCGGGGTCGATGCCCGACAGCCACTTGTAGAAGCTCCGCAGCGTGGCGACCTTGCGGGCGGTCGTGGCGGGGCTGTAGCCGAACTGGTCGAGGTGGCCGAGCAGGCCGCGGATCGTCATCGCGTCGGCGCCGCGGAGCTTGTAGCCGAGGGTTTCCTCGTCGATCTCCTCCTCCAGCTGCGCGGCGAGCGGGCCGCCGGCGAGGTACTCCACGTACTGGCGGAGGTCGGCCCCGTAGCACCGGGCGGTGTACGGGCTGAAGTGGCGCTCGTGGGTGAGGTAGTCGAGG from Phycisphaera mikurensis NBRC 102666 carries:
- a CDS encoding right-handed parallel beta-helix repeat-containing protein; translated protein: MHLSRFCSLGLLAAAASPAAAAGLDDLLQDLASAGAEVSTLPDLGGSEALAEALAGKRRRAVQKVAEGLNAAVYAGGGETLVVLAVAPDAVAGYLLPGGERLAFRSLGGEALQPGGLLDRRVVFATSPRDWDGLQYYTQLSPANPEPVEVTGAAVDESVAFSVVRVSAAGGAGAVATLREGLEAAADRLAAGEHVRVEVSPGLYREGGLSLPGNLGDDAAGTLVIEGVGPGEAVITGADVFSGGWTEVPDHPGVWSKPWPHRFGMGGQPWARWGYLLPAEACRAEVITVDGELYLPVMLEKFAWSDPDGAVPLDGFADGTNQPGRWEPSGVRSPEDLPEGAYGVVEAEGTVYLRPPAGTDLNAAAVESGVRPRLLSLLDRRDTVLRNLTFRHAAHHVGGAPDGSRDRAVELGGRNLVVENCRFEENAAFGLALGRAVADTTIRGSAFNANGWKGLGGGFLPENVLFDGNESSSNNWRGHMGGEHSWDAAAVKVFGVNSARGIAIRGHRSFANLTHGFWLDQSFVPYAPVEISDGRFVDNRFGAELYLEKLTGPVEIERNLVDNASGLYGVNGTSWNLHFRGNVLAASGDRTVFFLHRRGNESDYANASRDWIVADNRIEAATPDASVYLQGSTPGQYAEFVATYRGSGNLYVRPGGSRPFVGTDGRPIDLHGWRALTGQEEGSAAVAPGEGPAARIELSAEDRRRLAAANARTDRFLAIAAAVEASSGPPFERITRAVGNNVQPVSLAGRANRALLGGDAWIGGGMQLNQLGGGRSVFAGVPFDVADPAGGAEVAIALRSEKLPGVARAVEVPIGGRVEAVYVLHGAGWVDDDPAPVGAYELIYDDVDEDAAGLVIGSGGPGGPAANTEPLVGDWYGSFQPFDGRKVRHARLPANEAGVAANLYIVEIVNPRPDRAVRSLRLRSFEGRDPTLVVLGVTALRR
- a CDS encoding tyrosine recombinase XerC — encoded protein: MPAASKPLPDEARPAATPATPAAGGARAAAAAKPSVNHPLVQRFLDYLTHERHFSPYTARCYGADLRQYVEYLAGGPLAAQLEEEIDEETLGYKLRGADAMTIRGLLGHLDQFGYSPATTARKVATLRSFYKWLSGIDPDQVNPMLLIRSPKQAKRLPKAINVEQVEALLAAPDNRETLGARDRAILETLYSTGVRVSELVQLDRGDVSMAEQTMHIRGKGKKERIVPLGSHALAAIRHYMTLLEPDPRFAKLRRESDRTAAVPVFINKNGGRLSSRSVRRKLDKYLVGAGMDPGISPHTLRHSFATHLLDNGADLRSVQELLGHQSLSTTQVYTHLSTMRMRTAYAQAHPRAV